The Roseibium sp. Sym1 genomic interval TGCCGGTCCGAACCTCCTGGCGATGATCTTGTTTGAGAAGTTTGCACAGCATCAGCCGCTGAACCGGCAAAGTGAGCGTTATTGGCGCGAGGGCATCGATCTCAGCCTGTCGACGCTGGCCGACCAGGTCGGCGCCTGCGCGGGGGCACTCAAGCCGATCCATTCGCTGATCGAAGCGCATGTGCTGAGTGCCGAGAGGTTGCACGGCGACGACACCACCGTGCCGATCCTGGCCAAGGGCAAGGCCGATACCGGCCGCATCTGGACCTATGTCCGCGACGATCGCCCATTCGGCGGCCCGAATGCCAAAGGGACGGCTCCGCCGGCAGCCCTTTATTATGCCTCTCGCAACCGGCGCCAGGAACATCCCGAGCGCCATCTGAAGAGCTTCACCGGTATTCTGCAAGCTGACGCCTACAGCGGCTACAATCCGCTGTTCAAGGTGGACCGTGATCCTGGTCCGCTGACCCAGGCGCTGTGTTGGTCACATGCGCGCCGCAAGTTCTTCGTGCTTGCCGATATCGCCGCCAACGCCAGGCGCAGGAAGAACGCTGCACCGATCTCACCGATAGCGCTGGAGGCGGTCAAGCGCATCGATGCCCTGTTCGACATCGAGCGCGAGATCAACGGGCTCAACGCAGGCGAACGCCTGGAGCGGCGGCGCGGGGACAGCGTTCCGCTTGCTGAAGGTCTTGAGGAATGGCTGCGGTCTGAGCGGAGCAAGCTGTCGCGCAGCTCCTCGGTTGCCGAGGCAATTGATTACATACTCAAGCGTTGGGACGGCTTCACCACCTTCCTTCACGACGGCCGGATCTGCCTGACGAACAATGCGGCCGAACGGGCCTTGCGAGGCTTTGCCCTCGGAAGGAAGTCATGGCTGTTCGCGGGATCGGATCGCGGTGCCGACCGCGCCGCCTTCATGGCGACGCTGCTCAACACGGCAAAGCTCAACGATGTCGACCCGCAAGCCTGGCTTGCCGATGTCCTCGGCCGCATCGCCGAAACGCCCGTATCCCAGGTCGAGGAACTGCTACCCTGGAACTGGCAGACGAAATCTGCGAGATCGGCGGCATGAGCAAATCACCAAAAACCGCCGCATCCGACAGCATAAACGAGATCGCAACGGTCCGCATCGAATTGCAGGACACCGATCCCCTGATCTGGCGCGAGGTCGAAGTGCCGACCTCAATCACCCTGAAAGTGCTGCACGACGTTATCCAGGCCGTGATGGGCTGGTTCGACCACCATCTCTGGGAGTTCACCGTCGACAAGCAAAGATACGGCCTGCCGATGGACGAAAATTGGGGAACGGAGCCACGCAGGGAGGCGGCCACGGTGCGTCTGCGCGACATACTGAAGCCTCGCAAGACGACGATCAATTACCTCTATGACTTCGGTGACAGCTGGGAGCATCGGCTCACGGTGACCGACGTCCGGAGCGGCAATCCGGCGACCCCCTATCCGTGCTATGTCGGCGGCGGTAGAAACGCACCACCAGAGGATTGCGGCGGAATTCCTGGCTTCTATGGCATGCTTGACGCGCTGGCCGATCCGAGCCATCCCAATCACGCCGACGCAACTGAATGGGCCGACGAGTACGACCCGGACACCATCGACGAACTTCCGATCAAATATGCGCTTTTGCGCATCGCAAACCGCCGCAATGCCGCCAAAGTGCGATTGACAAAGAATACCCGCTCGAAATCCGACAATTGATCAAACCGCCATCGCCGCGGTGTTCACCGGACGGTTACACCGCTCATGCCACTCCGCCAACCCTTGTTTCTGCTGTCGACTCTGGTTCTTGGCCCCGGCGTGCTCGTAAATTTGATCTTGAAGGACAATTGGGGTCGCCCGAGACCGCAACATGTGGCTGAGTTCGGCGGAGACCTACCCTATCAAACTGTCTGGAAAGTCACTGACTATTGTGACCGAAACTGTTCTTTCGTCTCTGGAGAAGCGTCTTCCGCCATTTGGTTGACTTCAGTCGCCTTTCTAGTTCCCGCTACGTGGCGCAAAGCGATGCTGCTATTGGTGCTGCCGCTTTGCTTCATCCTGTCATCCAACAGAATCGCATTCGGCGGTCACTTCCTTTCTGACACATTAATTTCCTGGGGCGTAACGCTGCTACTCATTCTCGCAGTCTTTCATCTGTTCTTTCAAAGAACGCGGCCGATTGTGAGTGATCGTTCGTTGGACGAATGGATGACAGCTCTTGGAAGATTTCTGCAACTGAGTTTTCAAAGACTAAGGCGACGGTAAGCACAGTTTTATGGAACGGCCTTTCGTTTCCCCGAGTTTGATCCTATGGGCGCTGATTTCATGCCGGAGGAGATTTGCAGCCAAAGACTTCCGATATTATGCACTGCGGCAAACGACGCGGCAGAAGGATATTTTGGATCTGGCTAACAAGCACTCAGTATACGTGTTGCAGACCCGGCTGGCTTTACCGGCGGCACGGTTCCAAATGGTAACGCACACTTGCGGTGGCCTTAGTGTAATGAAAAGGATCGAACAACCTCTAAGAAACACCTCTTTTTAGTTCAACATCAGATTGCTTGATTGAACGCTTCCTCATTGTAGTCATGTTGCAAAATTCGGGGCCTACGGGCGTCACGTAATAAGTTGTCGAGCGCACTTCGTTCGGACTCAAATCTTTCACGCATTTCTCTATCGAGCACGCGTCCTTCTGGAAGCCTGGCTCGCATTGGATCCAAAGGTTGGCCATTAGCTAGCATCTCGAAGTGAAGGTGAGGTCCTGTTGAAAGTCCAGTCGAGCCAACATAGCCGATGATCTGTCCCTGTTTGACGCGAACACCTTCCTTTATGCCTTTGGCAAATCCGGTCTGATGATTGTAGGTGGTCGTGTATCCATTGGTGTGTTGAAGTTCAATTCGCTTCCCATAGCCGGAACTCCAACCTGCCTTTATCACGGTACCATCTCCAGCTGCCATGATCGGTGTCCCGCGCGGAGCAGACCAGTCCACTCCCTTATGCATTCTTGAATATTTGTAGACGGGATGCCGACGCATGCCGAAGCCGGATCGGAACCTGCCACCATCAATCGGTTTCCTGATCAGGAACTTCTCTGCGCTTTGGCCGAACGCATCGTAAAAGTCAGTAGCTCCATCGTCAGGCGTCCGGAAACGGTAAAATTCCAGCGTTGTCTTGCCATTGCTCAGCGCAGCAAAGTGGATCTCAGATCCGAAGTTACGGTCATCTCTGGAATATAGAAGCTCTATGGTAGCACCAGGCCTAGTCGAGGCATTGAAATCGATGCTAAAGGAAAACATGCGAACAAGTTCATTTACAATGTTTTTTGGTATGTCTTGCTCAAGTGCAGTTTGATAAAGACTATCGTATAGCGCTGGCGTTGGCCCGCTATGGGAGACACGATCCGCGTCAGCAAAGGCTGCTGCTGGAAAGGTGCTAGGCGGCCGGGCTTTGATGTAATCGCCGCCGTCTGATTGGGCAACGGTCGCTTCGTGTTTCGTATCGCTATACAGACTGATGCGCACGGGCAGCTTTCGCTCCGGATCG includes:
- a CDS encoding plasmid pRiA4b ORF-3 family protein, giving the protein MSKSPKTAASDSINEIATVRIELQDTDPLIWREVEVPTSITLKVLHDVIQAVMGWFDHHLWEFTVDKQRYGLPMDENWGTEPRREAATVRLRDILKPRKTTINYLYDFGDSWEHRLTVTDVRSGNPATPYPCYVGGGRNAPPEDCGGIPGFYGMLDALADPSHPNHADATEWADEYDPDTIDELPIKYALLRIANRRNAAKVRLTKNTRSKSDN
- a CDS encoding phosphatase PAP2 family protein; amino-acid sequence: MPLRQPLFLLSTLVLGPGVLVNLILKDNWGRPRPQHVAEFGGDLPYQTVWKVTDYCDRNCSFVSGEASSAIWLTSVAFLVPATWRKAMLLLVLPLCFILSSNRIAFGGHFLSDTLISWGVTLLLILAVFHLFFQRTRPIVSDRSLDEWMTALGRFLQLSFQRLRRR
- the tnpC gene encoding IS66 family transposase, yielding MLDAAEDLPDDLASAHAMILAERAARREAEALATRAQAVNSHSEVLIARLKLEIEKLKREIHGHRSERKARLLEQLELQLEELEADAAQDELAAEVSARTSTIKAFERRRPSKKPFPEHLPRERVVVAAPESCPCCGSAKLAKLGEDVTETLEVIPRQWKVIQTVREKFTCRECEKITQPPAPFHVTPRGFAGPNLLAMILFEKFAQHQPLNRQSERYWREGIDLSLSTLADQVGACAGALKPIHSLIEAHVLSAERLHGDDTTVPILAKGKADTGRIWTYVRDDRPFGGPNAKGTAPPAALYYASRNRRQEHPERHLKSFTGILQADAYSGYNPLFKVDRDPGPLTQALCWSHARRKFFVLADIAANARRRKNAAPISPIALEAVKRIDALFDIEREINGLNAGERLERRRGDSVPLAEGLEEWLRSERSKLSRSSSVAEAIDYILKRWDGFTTFLHDGRICLTNNAAERALRGFALGRKSWLFAGSDRGADRAAFMATLLNTAKLNDVDPQAWLADVLGRIAETPVSQVEELLPWNWQTKSARSAA